A genomic window from Exiguobacterium acetylicum DSM 20416 includes:
- a CDS encoding MFS transporter has translation MLFRGVLSDRYKRSTIMRISSGLRISFILCLLVLLHADQLTLLTILGFALLFGSVDAFFSPANASLLPTLVPKEQLH, from the coding sequence ATGTTATTTCGTGGCGTCTTATCCGATCGCTATAAACGTTCAACGATCATGCGTATCTCGAGCGGTCTACGGATCAGTTTCATTCTTTGTCTTCTCGTTTTACTTCATGCCGATCAGCTTACGTTGCTGACGATTTTAGGATTCGCCTTGCTGTTTGGTAGTGTGGATGCATTTTTTTCGCCGGCGAATGCTTCCTTACTGCCTACACTCGTTCCGAAAGAACAGCTCCACTAA
- a CDS encoding helix-turn-helix domain-containing protein — MHQLAHLLTLSRAKVLYHVRELEKHDLIRLVRTEEQGGNLLKYYQAIARGYIPADHLLNFVETKEATRQSYLEVLDRAKHTRPYGSDSCFCSRIFERRGLDELIASKGTNDV, encoded by the coding sequence GTGCATCAGTTAGCCCACTTGCTGACGTTATCCCGCGCGAAGGTCCTTTATCATGTACGGGAACTTGAAAAGCATGACTTAATTCGCCTCGTCCGGACAGAAGAACAGGGTGGCAACTTGTTGAAATATTACCAAGCGATTGCCCGAGGATACATTCCTGCTGATCACCTTCTGAACTTCGTCGAGACAAAAGAGGCGACTCGGCAGTCGTATCTTGAGGTACTCGACCGGGCAAAGCACACGCGTCCTTACGGCTCCGACAGCTGCTTTTGCTCCCGTATCTTCGAACGTCGAGGACTGGATGAGCTTATCGCTTCAAAAGGAACTAACGATGTCTGA